The region CCTTCACTTATTTTAGATACCTTTTCATCTTCTAGAAATATACCAAGGACCTCTGAGCTAAGTTTTATATCTTCATATCCTCTAAAAGTAGTATTGAAGGATTTAAATCTATGGGAAAAATCATCCTTACTCCAAGCACCGTTTCCAACACCTTCCCTAGCTTTTCTTGCTCTATTCCTCTGTTCTTCCATTTCTATATTAAATTCATTTTCATCAACTTTTAAGTTCTTTTCTTCTAAAATTTCTCTAGTTAAATCCAATGGGAATCCATAAGTATCATATAATTTAAATGCTTTATCACCGCTTAAAACAACTTCACCTTTTTCTTTCGTCTCTTTTATATAAGCATCAAGTATATTTATACCTTGATCTATAGTTTCTTGAAACTTTTCTTCTTCAACCTTTATAACTTTCTTTATTTTTACCTCATTTTCCCTTAATTCAGGATAGTCTTCACTCCACAATTTTATAATGAACGAAGAAAGTTCAGATAAAAAAGCTCCCTCTATACCAAGAAGTTTTCCATGTCTAGCAGCTCTTCTAATAAGCCTTCTAAGTACATATCCCCTACCTTCATTGCTTGGTAGTACTCCATCAGATATTAAAAAAGTCATGGCACGTATATGATCTGTTACAACTCTTATAGATTCATCTGTCTTTTTATCTTTTCCATAAGAAATACCTGTTGTCCTTTCAACTTCACTAATAACTTTTTTAATTTCTCCTACTTCAAAAATATTATCTGCTCCTTCAAGAACAGCAGCCATTCTCTCAAGACCCATACCAGTATCAATGTTTTTATTAGTTAGATTGTTGTAATTACCATTTTCATCTTTATCAAATTGTGAAAAAACTAAATTCCAAACTTCAACATATCTATCACATTCACAACCTGGTTTACATGTTTCCTTACCACAACCATGTTTTTCGCCTCTATCTATATATATTTCAGAACAAGGTCCACAAGGCCCTACTTCTAGTTCCCAGAAGTTATCTTCTTTGCCTAGTCTTACTATTTTTTTGTCTTCAATTCCGATTTTCTCATTCCAAATCTTAAATGATTCATCATCATCTTCAAAAATAGTTACCCAAATCTTATCCTTTGGTACTTCAAGCCTTTCAGTCATAAACTCCCAAGCAAACTCTATTGCCTCTTCCTTGAAATAATCCCCAAAGGAAAAATTACCTAACATCTCAAAGAATGTTGCATGTCTATCTGTTTTTCCTACATTTTCAATATCACCTGTCCTTACACATTTCTGGCAGGTAGCCATTCTCCTTCTTGGTGGCTCTACTTCTCCTGTAAAATAAGGCTTTAATGGTGCCATTCCAGCATTTATCAACAACAAGCTCTTGTCATTTTTAGGAACAAGAGAAAAACTTTTCTCAACTAAATGGTCTTTTTCTTTAAAAAAATCTAGAAATTCTTTTTTTACTTCATGTAGACCTAATTTTTTCATATTATCCGCACCTTTCTTT is a window of Anaerosalibacter sp. Marseille-P3206 DNA encoding:
- the alaS gene encoding alanine--tRNA ligase, whose translation is MKKLGLHEVKKEFLDFFKEKDHLVEKSFSLVPKNDKSLLLINAGMAPLKPYFTGEVEPPRRRMATCQKCVRTGDIENVGKTDRHATFFEMLGNFSFGDYFKEEAIEFAWEFMTERLEVPKDKIWVTIFEDDDESFKIWNEKIGIEDKKIVRLGKEDNFWELEVGPCGPCSEIYIDRGEKHGCGKETCKPGCECDRYVEVWNLVFSQFDKDENGNYNNLTNKNIDTGMGLERMAAVLEGADNIFEVGEIKKVISEVERTTGISYGKDKKTDESIRVVTDHIRAMTFLISDGVLPSNEGRGYVLRRLIRRAARHGKLLGIEGAFLSELSSFIIKLWSEDYPELRENEVKIKKVIKVEEEKFQETIDQGINILDAYIKETKEKGEVVLSGDKAFKLYDTYGFPLDLTREILEEKNLKVDENEFNIEMEEQRNRARKAREGVGNGAWSKDDFSHRFKSFNTTFRGYEDIKLSSEVLGIFLEDEKVSKISEGEEGIILLNETPFYGEGGGQVGDTGTIKGDNFEALVLDTKKTKDNVIFHFVKVLSGEIEDGKEAVSQVDISRRNDIARNHSATHLLHKALKDVLGDHVNQAGSIVLPNRLRFDFTHFEGINENDLAKIEQIVNEKILEQLEVSTIETTLEEAKKMGATALFDEKYGGKVRVVKMDDYSMELCGGTHIDNTGKIGLFKILSESGIASGVRRIEAITGRAVYGYLLETEGQIDCVSKVLKTNRKDVVEKAKDLTEELKEKEKEIESYKGKMASSLADEIINEKRVINGINVVTYSVQNMDMNELRNLGDEVKNSLESGIIVLASVSDDKVSFVTMVTKDLVDSGYHAGKIIKEVSAVTGGKGGGRPDMAQAGGKDPKKVNEALELVDKLI